A window of the Cystobacter fuscus genome harbors these coding sequences:
- a CDS encoding ATP-binding protein, which produces MSEAPSSPEDALGQAPSRDRMELEEELPFDIPLQLFPDGAFVLDEQWRIVALNPVAVRLLGHPREELLGQVLWSLFPTLLDTSFGTAYLRARAEGVTTNAEWLAPIGESSYEACAVPHGARLIIFLRDVTARREAEVAREKSVGRLALLQEMTTKLCSVASAAEVVEVIARGALEAMDARRLSVALPEMDGRSLRVLSRESVSGGPGYRLSQVPMESNLPITRVFRSGRPEWSGALACLPMLAKGSPMAVLSLTFAPLHVFDSADRDFLLSLAHQGALALERARLFDKEQAARSEAEFQRTRLQAVVMQAPLAVCLMRGPEHVIELDNPLHQAHQGDSGLVGQKMRDALPHHMRQGMLDVLDRVYLWGESFVAREYRVAEDPRTGAPREERFFNFSYEPLRDTAGHVDGVAFFSYDVTDHVRARREVEALAERQHFLYEASTLLGSSLDSVSTMERLMELVVPRFADCCAVHVLTEEGRVEQLAGLHRDPERARVALQVLRLQPVGLSADHGVGKVLRTGESEWIPEFSEGQVAQMARTPEAEAPLSALHLCSYICVPLVARGRTLGTLMLAQGESGRHYSSADLTLAEELARRAALCLDNARLYRDAQDAIRLRDEFLSIASHELKTPLTVLRLQLSSLERHLPAEAGERMRAKLDEAQRQARRLSQLITLLLDVGRIVTGRVSLDRAEMDLTRLVQEVVERLRDVFTRAGCDVTLHAPAPVVGCWDALRLEQVIVNLLTNAARYGAGKPITLRLESDGVHARFIVRDEGVGIVPEDLPRIFSRFERAVTVRHYGGLGLGLYISREIVESHGGRLTVDSQPGQGATFTLELPYRVPEE; this is translated from the coding sequence ATGAGTGAAGCCCCCTCCTCCCCCGAGGACGCCCTCGGACAGGCACCGTCGCGCGATCGGATGGAACTCGAGGAGGAACTGCCCTTCGACATCCCGCTCCAGTTGTTTCCCGATGGGGCGTTCGTGCTCGACGAGCAGTGGCGCATCGTGGCGCTCAACCCGGTGGCGGTGCGGTTGCTTGGTCACCCGCGCGAGGAGTTGCTCGGCCAGGTGCTCTGGTCGCTCTTCCCCACGTTGCTCGACACCTCGTTCGGCACGGCCTACCTGCGCGCCCGGGCGGAGGGGGTGACCACCAACGCGGAGTGGCTCGCCCCCATCGGCGAGAGTTCGTACGAGGCGTGCGCCGTCCCGCATGGCGCCCGGCTGATCATCTTCCTGCGCGACGTGACGGCACGCCGGGAAGCGGAAGTGGCCAGGGAGAAGAGCGTCGGGCGGCTCGCCCTGCTGCAGGAGATGACGACGAAGTTGTGCTCGGTGGCCTCCGCCGCCGAGGTCGTGGAGGTCATCGCGCGCGGCGCCCTGGAGGCGATGGACGCCCGGCGGCTGTCCGTGGCACTGCCCGAGATGGATGGCCGTTCGCTCCGGGTGCTCAGCCGCGAGAGCGTGTCCGGGGGGCCCGGCTACCGGTTGTCCCAGGTGCCCATGGAGTCGAACCTGCCCATCACCCGGGTCTTCCGCTCGGGACGGCCCGAGTGGTCCGGCGCCCTGGCCTGTCTGCCCATGCTCGCCAAGGGCTCGCCCATGGCGGTGCTGTCCCTCACCTTCGCGCCCCTGCACGTCTTCGACTCGGCGGACCGTGACTTCCTGCTGTCGCTCGCCCACCAGGGAGCACTCGCGCTCGAGCGCGCCCGGCTCTTCGACAAGGAGCAGGCCGCGCGCTCCGAGGCCGAGTTCCAACGCACCCGTCTGCAAGCCGTGGTGATGCAGGCCCCCCTGGCGGTCTGCCTCATGCGCGGCCCCGAGCACGTCATCGAGCTGGACAACCCCCTGCACCAGGCCCACCAGGGTGACAGCGGCCTCGTGGGCCAGAAGATGCGCGATGCCCTGCCCCACCACATGCGCCAGGGCATGCTCGACGTGCTCGACCGCGTCTACCTGTGGGGGGAGAGCTTCGTCGCGCGCGAGTACCGGGTGGCGGAGGATCCGCGCACGGGGGCGCCCCGCGAGGAGCGCTTCTTCAACTTCTCCTACGAGCCGCTGCGCGACACCGCGGGCCACGTGGATGGGGTGGCCTTCTTCTCCTACGACGTGACGGACCACGTGCGCGCGCGGCGCGAGGTGGAGGCGCTCGCCGAGCGGCAGCACTTCCTGTACGAGGCCAGCACGCTCCTGGGCAGCTCGCTCGACTCCGTTTCCACGATGGAGCGCTTGATGGAGCTGGTGGTGCCCCGCTTCGCCGACTGCTGCGCGGTGCACGTGCTCACCGAGGAGGGCCGGGTGGAGCAGCTCGCGGGACTGCACCGGGATCCGGAACGGGCCCGGGTGGCGCTCCAGGTGCTCCGGCTCCAGCCCGTCGGGTTGTCCGCCGACCATGGTGTCGGCAAGGTGCTGCGCACGGGCGAGTCGGAGTGGATCCCCGAGTTCTCCGAGGGCCAGGTCGCCCAGATGGCGCGCACTCCCGAGGCCGAGGCGCCGCTGAGCGCGCTCCATCTGTGCTCCTACATCTGCGTGCCCCTGGTGGCACGTGGCCGGACCCTCGGCACGCTCATGCTGGCGCAGGGGGAGAGCGGCCGTCACTACTCGAGCGCGGACCTGACGCTGGCCGAGGAGCTGGCGCGCCGGGCCGCCCTGTGTCTGGACAATGCGCGGCTGTACCGCGATGCCCAGGACGCCATCCGGCTGCGCGACGAGTTCCTCTCCATCGCGAGCCATGAGCTCAAGACACCGCTCACCGTGCTGCGGCTCCAGTTGTCCTCCCTGGAGCGTCACCTGCCCGCGGAGGCCGGCGAGCGGATGCGCGCGAAGCTGGACGAGGCCCAACGTCAGGCGCGGCGGCTCTCGCAGCTCATCACGTTGCTGCTCGACGTGGGCCGCATCGTCACCGGCCGCGTGTCCCTGGATCGCGCCGAGATGGATCTCACCCGGCTGGTCCAGGAGGTGGTGGAGCGGCTGCGCGACGTGTTCACCCGCGCGGGCTGCGACGTGACGCTCCATGCGCCCGCGCCCGTGGTGGGTTGCTGGGACGCGCTCCGCCTGGAGCAGGTCATCGTCAACCTGCTCACCAACGCGGCCCGCTACGGCGCGGGCAAGCCCATCACCCTGCGGCTGGAGTCGGACGGCGTGCACGCCCGGTTCATCGTGCGCGACGAGGGCGTGGGCATCGTCCCCGAGGACTTGCCGCGCATCTTCAGCCGCTTCGAGCGCGCCGTCACGGTGCGGCACTACGGGGGCCTGGGTCTGGGGCTCTACATCAGCCGGGAAATCGTCGAGTCCCACGGCGGACGCCTGACCGTGGACAGCCAGCCGGGGCAGGGCGCCACCTTCACGCTGGAACTGCCCTACCGGGTCCCCGAGGAGTGA
- a CDS encoding sigma-54-dependent transcriptional regulator codes for MSVPLLFIDDDRAFSSLGAAALQREGYAVTLARSLHEARAALARLTPALVVLDRRLPDGDGLTFLPELKAQAPGAAVVMVTAHGDIASAVDAVRAGAADYVAKPVELADLVLRARRALDTGRLKDRLAAAEAELSGRRRLVPPASAAMQRVFATLERIAASPRSAVMLLGETGTGKEMLARHLHALSSPDDDAPFVHVNCAALPEQTVESELFGHEKGAFTDARTARRGLVEVAHGGTLFLDEVGELPLGLQAKLLTFLDSGRFRRLGGTTEHSSSARVVAATHRDLPGLMARGEFREDLWFRLGVFRIDIPPLRERPEDILPLAEGILADLRRELGRRGASLGPRARARLAAYAFPGNVRELRNLLERALVMEPGPELELDVLEGTKPALAGAPAASPLEPNAFVLSGPPRALDEVERAYTRWVLEQMGGRRMEAAKVLGLSYPTFLKRLGEGT; via the coding sequence ATGAGCGTCCCCCTGCTCTTCATCGATGATGACCGGGCCTTCTCGTCGCTGGGCGCGGCGGCGCTGCAACGCGAGGGCTACGCCGTCACCCTGGCGCGCTCGCTGCACGAGGCCCGCGCCGCGCTCGCGCGCCTCACGCCCGCCCTGGTGGTGCTCGACCGGCGGCTGCCGGATGGAGACGGGCTCACCTTCCTGCCCGAGCTCAAGGCCCAGGCGCCCGGCGCGGCCGTGGTGATGGTGACGGCGCATGGCGACATCGCCAGCGCGGTGGACGCGGTGCGCGCGGGCGCGGCGGACTACGTGGCCAAGCCCGTGGAGCTGGCGGACCTGGTGCTGCGCGCGCGCCGCGCCCTGGACACGGGCCGGCTGAAGGACCGGCTGGCCGCGGCCGAGGCCGAGCTGTCCGGGCGGCGCCGGCTCGTGCCTCCCGCGTCGGCGGCCATGCAGCGGGTGTTCGCGACGCTCGAGCGCATCGCCGCCTCGCCCCGCAGCGCGGTGATGCTGCTGGGGGAGACGGGCACGGGCAAGGAGATGCTCGCGCGCCACCTGCACGCCTTGTCCTCCCCGGACGACGACGCGCCCTTCGTCCACGTCAACTGCGCGGCCCTGCCCGAGCAGACGGTGGAGAGCGAGCTGTTCGGCCACGAGAAGGGCGCCTTCACCGACGCGCGCACCGCGCGCCGGGGGCTGGTGGAGGTGGCGCACGGGGGCACGCTCTTCCTCGACGAGGTGGGCGAGCTGCCCCTGGGCCTGCAGGCCAAGCTGCTCACCTTCCTCGACTCGGGCCGCTTCCGGCGCCTGGGCGGCACCACGGAGCACTCCAGCAGCGCGCGCGTCGTGGCCGCCACGCACCGCGACCTGCCGGGCCTCATGGCGCGCGGCGAGTTCCGCGAGGACCTGTGGTTCCGCCTGGGCGTCTTCCGCATCGACATCCCGCCCCTGCGCGAGCGCCCCGAGGACATCCTCCCACTCGCCGAGGGCATCCTCGCCGACCTGCGCCGGGAACTGGGGCGCCGGGGCGCCTCGCTCGGGCCCCGCGCCCGTGCCCGGCTCGCCGCCTACGCCTTCCCCGGCAACGTGCGCGAGCTGCGCAACCTCCTCGAGCGCGCCCTGGTGATGGAGCCCGGCCCCGAGCTGGAGCTGGACGTGCTGGAGGGGACGAAGCCCGCGCTGGCCGGAGCCCCGGCGGCGAGCCCTCTCGAGCCGAACGCCTTCGTGCTCTCCGGACCGCCTCGCGCCCTGGACGAGGTGGAGCGCGCCTATACCCGCTGGGTGCTGGAGCAGATGGGCGGCCGGCGCATGGAGGCGGCCAAGGTGCTCGGCCTCTCCTACCCCACCTTCCTCAAGCGGCTGGGCGAGGGGACCTGA
- a CDS encoding ATP-binding protein has product MASPSQPDLRTAERQFTRSVLAGLCLLGLVAVAGPLLSYRGDVHEMHAQFRSRLEREGRVYAEALSLHIQLLESELSRVALGVGPELLEGRAIEDMQDLTAPDLGLFRQGILLLDTAGNVRWSEPLVRTPSDVVRMRSWFQQVLQHQEPVVDALAPGSSTFVVAVPVMGEQRALGVLVGLLDASMELPGSRPMSRHLKLVVLNRSGDILLPSPPPSWATQPGFASKVDELLARGGQEVDGTGGDELFAWATVVPDTRLRLVMAADETATVAAIRERLLAQLLVLAGLQVGTLLLFSLHWRRVYRLFLEMERRAAEKETMAALGSAAGLIAHEVKNSLNGLKVATGLLSPGEEQALAVRALRGQIDRLAHLATSLLHFGKPPRVQRIPVDLPHLVREVLEGLRVLPEAEEVRLTAHLPEALELQGDPLLLATALDNLVRNAMEAAVAAKDLGRITTPEVNVRVRQEEGHAVVDVEDNAGGPPEGFEARLFEPFVTSKPKGVGLGLSMTRRAVEQQGGRVSFMRIPGGSRFTVTLPPPDSASSSDSQEPPFPGAAP; this is encoded by the coding sequence ATGGCGAGCCCCTCCCAGCCAGATCTGCGCACCGCCGAGCGGCAGTTCACCCGCTCGGTGCTCGCGGGGCTGTGCCTGCTGGGCCTCGTCGCCGTGGCGGGCCCCCTGCTGTCCTACCGCGGGGACGTGCACGAGATGCACGCTCAGTTCCGCTCGCGGCTGGAGCGCGAGGGCCGGGTGTACGCCGAGGCGCTCAGCCTGCACATCCAGCTGCTCGAGTCGGAGCTGTCCCGCGTGGCCCTGGGCGTGGGTCCCGAGCTGCTGGAGGGACGGGCCATCGAGGACATGCAGGACCTCACCGCGCCCGACCTCGGCCTGTTCCGCCAGGGCATCCTCCTGTTGGACACCGCGGGCAACGTGCGCTGGAGCGAGCCACTCGTGCGCACCCCGAGTGACGTGGTGCGCATGCGCTCGTGGTTCCAGCAGGTCCTCCAGCACCAGGAGCCCGTCGTGGACGCGCTCGCTCCGGGCTCCTCCACCTTCGTCGTCGCCGTGCCGGTGATGGGCGAGCAGCGTGCCCTGGGGGTGCTCGTCGGCCTGCTCGACGCCAGCATGGAGCTGCCCGGCTCGCGGCCCATGAGCAGACACCTGAAGCTGGTGGTGCTCAACCGGAGCGGCGACATCCTCCTGCCCTCGCCACCGCCCTCGTGGGCCACCCAGCCCGGCTTCGCCTCCAAGGTGGACGAGCTGCTCGCCCGGGGAGGCCAGGAGGTGGACGGCACGGGGGGAGACGAGCTGTTCGCCTGGGCCACCGTGGTGCCGGACACGCGGCTGCGGCTGGTGATGGCGGCGGACGAGACGGCCACCGTGGCCGCCATCCGCGAACGGCTGCTCGCGCAACTGCTCGTGCTCGCGGGGCTCCAGGTGGGCACCCTGCTGCTCTTCAGCCTGCACTGGCGGCGCGTCTACCGCCTCTTCCTGGAGATGGAGCGGCGCGCGGCGGAGAAGGAGACGATGGCGGCGCTCGGCTCGGCCGCGGGCCTCATCGCCCACGAGGTGAAGAACTCGCTCAACGGCCTCAAGGTGGCCACCGGCCTGCTCTCGCCCGGAGAGGAACAGGCCCTGGCGGTGCGCGCCCTGCGCGGGCAGATTGATCGGCTCGCGCACCTGGCCACCTCGCTGCTGCACTTTGGCAAACCCCCGAGAGTGCAGCGCATCCCCGTGGACCTGCCGCACCTGGTGCGCGAGGTGCTCGAGGGCCTGCGCGTGCTGCCCGAGGCCGAGGAGGTACGCCTCACCGCCCACCTGCCCGAGGCGCTCGAGCTCCAGGGAGACCCGCTGCTGCTGGCCACCGCGCTGGACAACCTGGTGCGCAACGCCATGGAGGCGGCCGTGGCCGCCAAGGACCTGGGACGGATCACGACGCCCGAGGTGAACGTGCGCGTGCGCCAGGAGGAGGGCCACGCCGTGGTGGACGTGGAGGACAACGCGGGCGGCCCTCCGGAAGGCTTCGAGGCGCGGCTCTTCGAGCCCTTCGTCACCTCCAAGCCCAAGGGCGTGGGACTCGGGCTGTCCATGACCCGGCGCGCGGTGGAGCAGCAGGGAGGCCGTGTCTCCTTCATGCGCATTCCCGGCGGCAGCCGCTTCACCGTGACGCTGCCCCCACCCGACTCCGCCTCCTCGTCCGATTCCCAGGAGCCGCCCTTCCCAGGAGCCGCCCCATGA
- the purF gene encoding amidophosphoribosyltransferase, translating to MCGIFGIVGHPEASNLAYLGLHALQHRGQESAGIVASDGERLRTHLSMGLVADIFTAPVIESLPGGAAIGHVRYSTAGGSRLKNAQPLSVEYVGGQMSVAHNGNLVNADELRKSLEADGAIFQSDADTEVIIHLIARSKKATFEDKVVEALSRVKGAYSLLFLTQKKLVAVRDPFGFRPLVLGRLKNSWVLASETTALDLIEAEFIRELEAGEMVVIDEDGLRTSNPFPPTRLGRCIFEHVYFAKPDSVLFGTSVYETRKELGRQLAREQPVPGADLVIAVPDSGVPAAIGYSQASGIPYDVGLIRSHYVGRTFIEPQQSIRHFGVKLKLSAVRQVLKGKRVVVVDDSIVRGTTSRKIVKMLKAAGAVEVHLRISSPPTQWPCYYGIDTPSRQELIASSHSVEEIARYVTADSLGYISLEGLGTAVGDRERTTFCTACFSGKYLTGNFGPASTSEEKPGPKLVSA from the coding sequence ATGTGTGGAATCTTCGGAATCGTCGGTCACCCAGAGGCTTCCAACCTGGCGTACCTGGGTCTGCATGCCTTGCAGCACCGGGGGCAGGAGTCCGCGGGCATCGTCGCCTCGGATGGGGAGCGCCTGCGCACGCACCTGTCCATGGGGCTCGTGGCGGACATCTTCACCGCGCCGGTCATCGAGTCGCTGCCGGGAGGAGCCGCCATCGGGCACGTGCGCTACTCCACCGCGGGCGGCAGCCGGCTGAAGAACGCCCAGCCCTTGAGCGTGGAGTACGTGGGTGGCCAGATGTCGGTCGCCCATAACGGCAACCTCGTCAACGCCGATGAGCTGCGCAAGTCGCTCGAGGCCGATGGCGCCATCTTCCAGTCGGACGCGGACACCGAGGTCATCATCCACCTCATCGCCCGCTCCAAGAAGGCCACCTTCGAGGACAAGGTCGTCGAGGCACTCTCGCGCGTGAAGGGCGCCTACAGCCTGCTCTTCCTCACCCAGAAGAAGCTCGTGGCGGTGAGAGATCCCTTCGGCTTCCGCCCGCTGGTGCTCGGCCGGCTCAAGAACAGCTGGGTGCTCGCCAGCGAGACGACGGCGTTGGATTTGATTGAAGCGGAGTTCATCCGCGAGCTCGAGGCCGGGGAGATGGTCGTCATCGACGAGGACGGCCTGCGCACCAGCAACCCCTTCCCGCCCACGCGCCTGGGCCGGTGCATCTTCGAGCACGTGTACTTCGCCAAGCCCGACTCGGTCCTCTTCGGCACCAGCGTGTACGAGACGCGCAAGGAGCTGGGCCGGCAGCTCGCGCGCGAGCAGCCCGTGCCGGGGGCGGACCTGGTCATCGCGGTGCCGGACTCGGGCGTGCCCGCGGCCATCGGCTACTCGCAGGCCAGCGGCATCCCCTATGACGTGGGCCTCATCCGCAGCCACTACGTGGGCCGCACCTTCATCGAGCCCCAGCAGTCCATCCGCCACTTCGGCGTGAAGCTCAAGCTGTCCGCGGTGCGCCAGGTGCTCAAGGGCAAGCGCGTGGTGGTGGTGGATGACTCCATCGTGCGCGGCACCACCAGCCGGAAGATCGTGAAGATGCTCAAGGCGGCGGGCGCCGTGGAGGTGCACCTGCGCATCTCCTCGCCCCCCACCCAGTGGCCCTGCTACTACGGCATCGACACGCCCAGCCGCCAGGAGCTCATCGCCTCCAGCCACTCCGTGGAGGAGATCGCCCGCTACGTGACGGCGGACTCGCTCGGCTACATCTCCCTGGAGGGCCTGGGCACCGCGGTGGGAGACCGCGAGCGCACCACCTTCTGCACCGCCTGCTTCTCCGGCAAGTACCTCACCGGCAACTTCGGTCCGGCCTCCACCAGCGAGGAGAAGCCCGGGCCCAAGCTCGTCAGCGCCTGA
- a CDS encoding DUF4388 domain-containing protein: MPTAAAPGVPTAAAPGAPLTAPAPASFEATGTPAASATDDLPTRGQLSAMSAVRLYGLIAAGNHTGLLSLTLADGTLGIHFRKGNPELVESSHPEDALGSWLLQAKLVTPEQLQQAESARSRFGGEVLAALFGLGLLQPASAFAQLAQRAQNILLKALRAESGSFAFEARELPAAKAMPLGNKWAVLGDLVRRIPTADLRRLLQPVLALPVMKSNGRVSTGDLRLTPHEVRVLAFIDGARSTAQLIQDLPQDADHLLRLVFLLRELDGVSFAAVRTAPASGPATPSMSGIPAAKPAAPSAPAPAAAKPAAPSAPAAAKPAAPQGPATPSMSGVPAAKPAAPAAPAPAAAKPAAPSAPAAAKPAAPSAPIPAAKPAAPSAPAPAAATAKPAAPTAPAPAAAAKPAAPSAPAPAAAPSAKPEGSAPAAPSAPAPGTSDIAALQELAQKMKEQNHFERLGVGADTNGPAVRIAYFKLAKLYHPDTIPPGAPPEMEKLKADIFAYIGEAHRALADEKSRVAYIEELKSGGKQEAEVDVVAILKSEELFRKAGVYLKGRKFAEAVKLLDEAIQLNGEEAEFYAWRGYARFFTFEDKKVGFNEAYKDIQLCLKKNDKVAAGHYFLGVIAKLCGDMSGALKHFQKTVELQPNHIEAQRELRMAAQKK, from the coding sequence GTGCCCACCGCCGCTGCTCCTGGCGTGCCCACCGCCGCCGCGCCCGGGGCTCCCCTTACCGCGCCAGCCCCCGCTTCCTTCGAGGCCACGGGCACTCCCGCCGCCTCGGCAACAGACGATCTCCCCACTCGCGGTCAGCTCTCGGCCATGTCGGCCGTGCGCCTCTATGGCCTCATCGCCGCGGGCAACCATACGGGTCTGCTCTCGCTCACCCTGGCCGATGGCACCCTCGGCATCCACTTCCGCAAGGGCAATCCCGAGCTCGTCGAGTCCTCCCATCCCGAGGATGCCCTGGGCTCCTGGCTCCTCCAGGCGAAGCTCGTCACCCCGGAACAACTCCAGCAGGCCGAGTCCGCCCGGAGCCGCTTCGGCGGCGAGGTGCTCGCGGCCCTCTTCGGCCTGGGGCTGCTCCAGCCCGCCTCCGCCTTCGCCCAGCTCGCCCAGCGCGCGCAGAACATCCTGCTCAAGGCCCTGCGCGCCGAGTCCGGCTCCTTCGCCTTCGAGGCCAGGGAGCTGCCCGCCGCCAAGGCGATGCCGCTGGGCAACAAGTGGGCCGTGCTCGGCGACCTCGTGCGCCGCATTCCCACCGCCGACCTGCGGCGCCTGTTGCAGCCCGTGCTCGCCCTGCCCGTGATGAAGTCCAACGGACGCGTGTCCACCGGAGATCTGCGGCTCACCCCGCATGAGGTGCGCGTACTCGCCTTCATCGACGGCGCGCGCTCCACGGCCCAGCTCATCCAGGATCTCCCCCAGGACGCCGACCATCTGCTGCGGCTCGTGTTCCTCCTCCGGGAACTCGACGGCGTGTCCTTCGCCGCCGTGCGGACGGCCCCGGCCTCCGGCCCCGCCACGCCATCCATGAGTGGCATCCCGGCCGCCAAACCCGCCGCTCCCTCGGCCCCGGCTCCCGCTGCCGCCAAGCCCGCCGCTCCCTCGGCTCCCGCCGCTGCCAAGCCCGCCGCTCCCCAGGGCCCCGCCACGCCCTCCATGAGTGGCGTCCCGGCCGCCAAACCCGCTGCTCCCGCGGCCCCGGCTCCCGCTGCCGCCAAACCCGCCGCTCCCTCGGCTCCCGCCGCTGCCAAGCCCGCCGCACCCTCGGCCCCAATCCCCGCCGCCAAGCCCGCCGCGCCCTCGGCCCCGGCTCCCGCTGCCGCCACGGCGAAGCCCGCTGCTCCCACGGCCCCTGCTCCCGCCGCCGCCGCCAAGCCCGCCGCTCCCTCGGCTCCGGCCCCCGCCGCCGCACCCTCGGCCAAACCCGAAGGTTCCGCTCCCGCGGCCCCGTCCGCTCCGGCTCCCGGCACGAGCGACATCGCAGCGCTCCAGGAGCTCGCCCAGAAGATGAAGGAGCAGAACCACTTCGAGCGCCTGGGCGTCGGCGCGGACACCAACGGCCCGGCGGTGCGCATCGCCTACTTCAAGCTGGCCAAGCTGTACCACCCGGACACGATCCCTCCCGGCGCGCCTCCCGAGATGGAGAAGCTCAAGGCCGACATCTTCGCCTACATCGGCGAGGCCCATCGCGCGCTCGCGGACGAGAAGAGCCGCGTCGCGTACATCGAGGAACTCAAGTCCGGCGGCAAGCAGGAGGCCGAGGTCGACGTGGTGGCCATCCTCAAGAGCGAGGAGCTGTTCCGCAAGGCGGGCGTCTACCTCAAGGGCCGCAAGTTCGCCGAGGCCGTCAAGCTGCTCGACGAGGCCATCCAGCTCAACGGCGAGGAAGCCGAGTTCTACGCCTGGCGCGGCTACGCCCGCTTCTTCACCTTCGAGGACAAGAAGGTGGGCTTCAACGAGGCCTACAAAGACATCCAGCTGTGTCTGAAGAAGAACGACAAGGTCGCCGCCGGGCACTACTTCCTGGGCGTCATCGCCAAGCTGTGCGGGGACATGAGCGGTGCGCTCAAGCACTTCCAGAAGACCGTGGAGCTGCAACCCAACCACATCGAGGCCCAGCGCGAGCTGCGCATGGCCGCGCAAAAGAAGTAG
- a CDS encoding neutral/alkaline non-lysosomal ceramidase N-terminal domain-containing protein: MSVSWRQRLRGLVAMTLLTLGCAYALASWNWCGRWGEGVPVLVGQARAGGPLRAGAARVDLAPPYPVVVAGYGLPLPEATGAGLPPRARAVVLAAGDMKVGLVSLELMLVPDALVAAVRERTASLGLGAVVVVATHTHSSFGGYDARLAAQLGGTGRFREASLKAAVEGASEALRQAASQLTEVSLEVGEAREPGLVRSRSGGESPDGNLTRAVLRGERGPVAELLLFASHPTMVPRKRDVVDPDWPGRVSQLREAEGGVTLLLQGASGNAMAVGQGGEGLESVDGYARAVAELAARVMPAPVERPELGFARVEVALPRPDASRLVPSYARAAGDNFLCASSARRTEVGALRLGPLEWLLVPGEPTVAAGSSLARRAGARDVLGLADGYVGYVETPEAVRAREGEARRQYFGATLLEQLGAGAELAARAAGFTP, translated from the coding sequence ATGTCTGTTTCCTGGCGACAACGGCTGCGAGGCCTGGTGGCAATGACCCTGTTGACCCTCGGGTGCGCCTATGCGCTCGCGTCCTGGAACTGGTGTGGACGCTGGGGCGAGGGGGTGCCCGTACTGGTGGGCCAGGCGCGTGCCGGGGGTCCCCTGCGGGCCGGTGCGGCGAGGGTGGACCTGGCGCCTCCCTATCCGGTGGTGGTGGCCGGCTACGGGCTGCCGCTTCCCGAGGCGACCGGGGCGGGTCTGCCTCCGCGGGCGCGCGCGGTGGTGCTGGCCGCGGGTGACATGAAGGTGGGGCTGGTGTCGCTGGAGTTGATGCTGGTGCCCGATGCGCTCGTGGCCGCGGTACGCGAGCGGACCGCGAGCCTGGGGCTTGGCGCGGTGGTGGTGGTGGCCACGCACACGCACTCCTCCTTTGGCGGATATGACGCCCGGCTGGCCGCTCAGCTTGGCGGGACGGGGCGCTTTCGCGAGGCCTCGCTGAAGGCGGCGGTGGAGGGGGCGAGTGAGGCCCTGCGCCAGGCCGCCTCCCAGCTCACCGAGGTCTCCCTGGAGGTGGGGGAGGCGCGCGAGCCTGGCCTGGTGCGCTCGCGCTCGGGGGGAGAGTCGCCGGATGGAAACCTGACGCGCGCGGTGCTGCGCGGCGAGCGGGGGCCGGTGGCGGAGCTGCTGCTGTTCGCCTCGCACCCCACGATGGTGCCGCGCAAGCGCGACGTGGTGGATCCGGACTGGCCCGGACGCGTGAGTCAGCTGCGCGAGGCGGAGGGCGGGGTGACGCTCCTGCTCCAGGGGGCCAGTGGCAACGCCATGGCGGTGGGGCAGGGGGGCGAGGGTCTGGAGTCCGTGGACGGGTATGCGCGGGCCGTGGCGGAGCTGGCGGCGCGGGTGATGCCGGCGCCGGTGGAGCGTCCGGAGCTGGGCTTCGCGCGGGTGGAGGTGGCGTTGCCGAGGCCGGACGCCTCGCGGCTGGTGCCCTCGTATGCCCGGGCGGCGGGAGACAACTTCCTGTGTGCCTCGTCCGCGCGCCGCACCGAGGTGGGGGCGCTGCGGCTGGGGCCGCTCGAGTGGCTGCTGGTGCCGGGCGAGCCCACGGTGGCGGCGGGGTCGTCCCTGGCCCGGCGCGCGGGCGCCCGCGACGTGCTGGGACTGGCGGACGGGTACGTGGGCTACGTGGAGACTCCCGAGGCCGTGCGGGCGCGAGAGGGCGAGGCGCGCCGCCAGTACTTCGGCGCCACGTTGTTGGAGCAACTGGGCGCCGGAGCGGAGCTGGCCGCGCGGGCGGCGGGCTTCACCCCGTGA
- the yhbY gene encoding ribosome assembly RNA-binding protein YhbY, with the protein MPLTGKQRRQLRALGHHLEPVVIVGQAGVSEGVIAAVTQALHDHELIKVKINEGPEERHEAAEKLVQGTGAELAQLLGRTVLLFKKRDEDSKFDKL; encoded by the coding sequence TTGCCGTTGACCGGAAAGCAGCGCCGCCAGCTGCGCGCGCTGGGACATCACCTCGAACCCGTGGTCATCGTGGGCCAGGCGGGCGTCAGCGAGGGCGTCATCGCCGCCGTGACCCAGGCGCTCCACGACCACGAACTCATCAAGGTGAAGATCAACGAGGGCCCGGAGGAGCGCCACGAGGCCGCCGAGAAGCTCGTCCAGGGCACCGGCGCCGAGCTCGCCCAGTTGCTGGGCCGCACCGTGCTGCTCTTCAAGAAGCGGGACGAGGACTCGAAGTTCGACAAGCTCTAG